One Vicia villosa cultivar HV-30 ecotype Madison, WI unplaced genomic scaffold, Vvil1.0 ctg.000308F_1_1, whole genome shotgun sequence DNA segment encodes these proteins:
- the LOC131626588 gene encoding protein LATE ELONGATED HYPOCOTYL-like isoform X1: MDLYSSGEEVVVKTRKPYTITKQRERWTDEEHNRFLEALKLYGRAWQRIEEHIGTKTAVQIRSHAQKFFSKLEKEAIVKGSALGQALDLDIPPPRPKRKPSNPYPRKTNVGTPTSHSGAKYGKPLIAVASSNGKQAMDFETESLPEKHKDEERPTTVKENKDENCSKAFTILKEAPCSSVSAAIKSSISMSAPQTNCCILREFTPSVKNVINQDETNKSFPTAEIENQMLESDDGKHKQMTDGTCKTSKLESSSHKSVQAEKTDDLTSALTDEMQSNQNYPRHITVHVVDGNLGTSTQTPSQDVLVQDSAFQPIGGINGKPNLFTNSAASNTTGSQNNMARSSIHQSFPPCPPFSQLNHDDYQSFLNNMSSTFSSLIVSTLLQHPAAHAAASFAATFWPYANVESSADSPACSQGGFPSRQIGSPPSVAAIAAATVAAATAWWTAHGLLPLCAPLHTAFACPPASTTVVPSMNISEVPPKTEQGDITLQNPPLQDHKLDQEDSEALQAQHSGSKSTAVSSSESEESGDAKLNASSKATINLDINQPISENLNSNQVEGRKLVDRSSCGSNTTSGSEETDALEKDGKEKEDPKTPDADHLAIDPSSRRYRSISNILDSWKEVSEEGRLAFRALFSREVLPQSFSPPPDLINKDHQMDNMKGIEQNTPHQDHLDSKKCSSSCDRLQQNLPFVQNNSEEEGLLTLGLGQGKLKTRRTGFKPYKRCLVEAKENRIGTTCNQVEETGPKRIRLEGGSST, translated from the exons ATGGATTTATACTCCTCTGGTGAAGAAGTGGTTGTTAAG ACAAGAAAACCATATACAATAACAAAACAAAGAGAACGATGGACAGACGAGGAACATAATAGATTTCTAGAAGCCCTTAAGCTATATGGGCGAGCATGGCAGCGCATAGAAG AGCATATCGGAACAAAAACTGCTGTGCAAATCAGGAGCCATGCACAAAAATTCTTTTCAAAG TTGGAGAAGGAAGCTATTGTAAAAGGTTCTGCATTAGGACAAGCTCTTGACTTAGACATCCCCCCTCCCCGGCCCAAAAGAAAACCAAGCAATCCTTATCCGCGCAAGACCAATGTTGGCACCCCAACATCACATAGTGGGGCAAAGTATGGAAAGCCACTTATTGCAGTAGCATCTTCAAATGGTAAACAAGCCATGGATTTTGAGACAGAATCGCTTCCCgag AAGCATAAAGATGAGGAAAGGCCAACAACTGTGAAAGAAAATAAAGATGAAAATTGCTCAAAAGCATTTACAATCCTCAAGGAGGCACCCTGTTCATCTGTATCCGCAGCAATCAAGAGTTCAATCTCAATGTCAGCGCCCCAGACAAATTGCTGCATCTTAAGGGAGTTTACTCCTTCagtgaaaaatgtgataaatcaaGATGAAACAAATAAATCTTTTCCTACTGCAGAGATTGAAAATCAGATGTTGGAGTCAGATGatggaaaacacaaacaaatgaCTGATGGCACTTGTAAAACCTCTAAATTGGAGAGTTCTTCTCATAAATCGGTTCAAGCTGAGAAAACAGATGATCTTACTTCTGCATTAACAGATGAGATGCAAAGTAATCAGAATTACCCAAGACATATCACTGTGCATGTTGTTGATGGGAACCTCGGAACTAGTACTCAAACTCCATCACAAGATGTATTAGTTCAAGACTCCGCATTTCAGCCAATAGGAGGAATTAATGGGAAACCTAATCTTTTCACAAACTCAGCTGCATCAAACACAACTGGTAGTCAAAATAACATGGCACGGTCATCTATTCATCAATCATTTCCTCCTTGTCCTCCCTTTTCACAACTTAATCATGATGATTATCAATCCTTTCTCAACAACATGTCTTCTACATTTTCAAGTCTGATTGTCTCTACCTTGCTGCAACACCCTGCAGCCCATGCTGCAGCAAGTTTTGCTGCTACATTTTGGCCCTATGCAAATGTAGAATCTTCAGCTGATTCTCCAGCTTGTTCTCAAGGAGGTTTTCCATCTAGACAAATTGGTTCACCTCCTAGTGTAGCAGCTATCGCTGCTGCTACGGTAGCTGCTGCAACTGCATGGTGGACAGCTCATGGACTGCTTCCTCTGTGCGCTCCACTCCATACAGCTTTTGCCTGTCCTCCTGCATCAACAACTGTTGTTCCATCAATGAATATCAGTGAAGTTCCACCTAAGACAGAACAAGGAGATATTACACTACAAAATCCTCCTCTGCAAGATCATAAACTAGATCAAGAAGACTCGGAAGCTTTGCAAGCTCAACATTCAGGTTCTAAGTCAACAGCTGTTTCTTCATCTGAATCAGAGGAGAGTGGAGATGCTAAGTTAAATGCTTCATCAAAGGCCACTATTAATCTTGATATAAACCAACCAATTTCTGAGAACCTTAATTCAAACCAAGTGGAGGGCAGGAAACTGGTAGACCGGTCTTCTTGTGGTTCTAACACAACCTCTGGCAGTGAAGAGACTGATGCGCTAGAGAAGGATGGGAAAGAAAAGGAAGACCCCAAAACACCTGATGCAGACCATTTAGCTATTGATCCTAGTAGTCGTCGATATAGAAGCATTAGCAACATTCTTGATTCTTGGAAGGAGGTGTCTGAAGAG GGACGGCTTGCCTTTCGGGCTCTATTCTCCAGAGAGGTGTTGCCCCAAAGCTTTTCACCTCCTCCTGATTTGATAAATAAAGATCATCAGATGGACAACATGAAGGGTATCGAGCAAAACACACCCCATCAAGATCACCTTGACAGCAAGAAATGCAGTTCTAGTTGTGACCGGTTGCAGCAAAACCTACCATTTGTACAAAATAACAGTGAGGAGGAGGGACTGCTAACCTTAGGTCTTGGACAAGGTAAACTTAAGACTCGTCGAACAGGGTTTAAACCTTACAAAAGATGTTTAGTAGAAGCGAAGGAAAACAGGATTGGAACGACTTGTAATCAAGTTGAAGAGACAGGTCCCAAGAGGATACGACTGGAAGGGGGGAGTTCTACTTGA
- the LOC131626588 gene encoding protein LATE ELONGATED HYPOCOTYL-like isoform X2, producing MFYYCQAEHIGTKTAVQIRSHAQKFFSKLEKEAIVKGSALGQALDLDIPPPRPKRKPSNPYPRKTNVGTPTSHSGAKYGKPLIAVASSNGKQAMDFETESLPEKHKDEERPTTVKENKDENCSKAFTILKEAPCSSVSAAIKSSISMSAPQTNCCILREFTPSVKNVINQDETNKSFPTAEIENQMLESDDGKHKQMTDGTCKTSKLESSSHKSVQAEKTDDLTSALTDEMQSNQNYPRHITVHVVDGNLGTSTQTPSQDVLVQDSAFQPIGGINGKPNLFTNSAASNTTGSQNNMARSSIHQSFPPCPPFSQLNHDDYQSFLNNMSSTFSSLIVSTLLQHPAAHAAASFAATFWPYANVESSADSPACSQGGFPSRQIGSPPSVAAIAAATVAAATAWWTAHGLLPLCAPLHTAFACPPASTTVVPSMNISEVPPKTEQGDITLQNPPLQDHKLDQEDSEALQAQHSGSKSTAVSSSESEESGDAKLNASSKATINLDINQPISENLNSNQVEGRKLVDRSSCGSNTTSGSEETDALEKDGKEKEDPKTPDADHLAIDPSSRRYRSISNILDSWKEVSEEGRLAFRALFSREVLPQSFSPPPDLINKDHQMDNMKGIEQNTPHQDHLDSKKCSSSCDRLQQNLPFVQNNSEEEGLLTLGLGQGKLKTRRTGFKPYKRCLVEAKENRIGTTCNQVEETGPKRIRLEGGSST from the exons ATGTTTTACTATTGTCAAGCAGAGCATATCGGAACAAAAACTGCTGTGCAAATCAGGAGCCATGCACAAAAATTCTTTTCAAAG TTGGAGAAGGAAGCTATTGTAAAAGGTTCTGCATTAGGACAAGCTCTTGACTTAGACATCCCCCCTCCCCGGCCCAAAAGAAAACCAAGCAATCCTTATCCGCGCAAGACCAATGTTGGCACCCCAACATCACATAGTGGGGCAAAGTATGGAAAGCCACTTATTGCAGTAGCATCTTCAAATGGTAAACAAGCCATGGATTTTGAGACAGAATCGCTTCCCgag AAGCATAAAGATGAGGAAAGGCCAACAACTGTGAAAGAAAATAAAGATGAAAATTGCTCAAAAGCATTTACAATCCTCAAGGAGGCACCCTGTTCATCTGTATCCGCAGCAATCAAGAGTTCAATCTCAATGTCAGCGCCCCAGACAAATTGCTGCATCTTAAGGGAGTTTACTCCTTCagtgaaaaatgtgataaatcaaGATGAAACAAATAAATCTTTTCCTACTGCAGAGATTGAAAATCAGATGTTGGAGTCAGATGatggaaaacacaaacaaatgaCTGATGGCACTTGTAAAACCTCTAAATTGGAGAGTTCTTCTCATAAATCGGTTCAAGCTGAGAAAACAGATGATCTTACTTCTGCATTAACAGATGAGATGCAAAGTAATCAGAATTACCCAAGACATATCACTGTGCATGTTGTTGATGGGAACCTCGGAACTAGTACTCAAACTCCATCACAAGATGTATTAGTTCAAGACTCCGCATTTCAGCCAATAGGAGGAATTAATGGGAAACCTAATCTTTTCACAAACTCAGCTGCATCAAACACAACTGGTAGTCAAAATAACATGGCACGGTCATCTATTCATCAATCATTTCCTCCTTGTCCTCCCTTTTCACAACTTAATCATGATGATTATCAATCCTTTCTCAACAACATGTCTTCTACATTTTCAAGTCTGATTGTCTCTACCTTGCTGCAACACCCTGCAGCCCATGCTGCAGCAAGTTTTGCTGCTACATTTTGGCCCTATGCAAATGTAGAATCTTCAGCTGATTCTCCAGCTTGTTCTCAAGGAGGTTTTCCATCTAGACAAATTGGTTCACCTCCTAGTGTAGCAGCTATCGCTGCTGCTACGGTAGCTGCTGCAACTGCATGGTGGACAGCTCATGGACTGCTTCCTCTGTGCGCTCCACTCCATACAGCTTTTGCCTGTCCTCCTGCATCAACAACTGTTGTTCCATCAATGAATATCAGTGAAGTTCCACCTAAGACAGAACAAGGAGATATTACACTACAAAATCCTCCTCTGCAAGATCATAAACTAGATCAAGAAGACTCGGAAGCTTTGCAAGCTCAACATTCAGGTTCTAAGTCAACAGCTGTTTCTTCATCTGAATCAGAGGAGAGTGGAGATGCTAAGTTAAATGCTTCATCAAAGGCCACTATTAATCTTGATATAAACCAACCAATTTCTGAGAACCTTAATTCAAACCAAGTGGAGGGCAGGAAACTGGTAGACCGGTCTTCTTGTGGTTCTAACACAACCTCTGGCAGTGAAGAGACTGATGCGCTAGAGAAGGATGGGAAAGAAAAGGAAGACCCCAAAACACCTGATGCAGACCATTTAGCTATTGATCCTAGTAGTCGTCGATATAGAAGCATTAGCAACATTCTTGATTCTTGGAAGGAGGTGTCTGAAGAG GGACGGCTTGCCTTTCGGGCTCTATTCTCCAGAGAGGTGTTGCCCCAAAGCTTTTCACCTCCTCCTGATTTGATAAATAAAGATCATCAGATGGACAACATGAAGGGTATCGAGCAAAACACACCCCATCAAGATCACCTTGACAGCAAGAAATGCAGTTCTAGTTGTGACCGGTTGCAGCAAAACCTACCATTTGTACAAAATAACAGTGAGGAGGAGGGACTGCTAACCTTAGGTCTTGGACAAGGTAAACTTAAGACTCGTCGAACAGGGTTTAAACCTTACAAAAGATGTTTAGTAGAAGCGAAGGAAAACAGGATTGGAACGACTTGTAATCAAGTTGAAGAGACAGGTCCCAAGAGGATACGACTGGAAGGGGGGAGTTCTACTTGA